The Deinococcus hopiensis KR-140 genome has a window encoding:
- the cbiD gene encoding cobalt-precorrin-5B (C(1))-methyltransferase CbiD has protein sequence MSLTMTPPARLDLSQLAPNGLRRGFTTGSAATAALKAALLLLHGGYRTAVDVTLPDGDLALHLPVQNVCLTDVGAYAEVVKDGGDDPDATHGATLWVRVTPLPDSLQPMTFHAGEGVGVVTAPGIRVPVGEPAINPVPRAMMRRAAREVAGHEAFAVTVGCVNGAAIARRTFNPRLGIAGGISILGTTGIVEPMSLEAYMASVEVYVRVAVHARPPAVVLTPGKLGREYARETLKVCPQATVQMSNFVGAALDALQSALEETGHPLPLLLVAGHPGKLAKVLNGDWNTHSGHSGMAMNAVARVAAGLGADGETVEALARANTVDACVALLAAHPRGGEVWQEGARQVAGALHGRAPAVGRVRVALFALDGSGLGEAEA, from the coding sequence GTGAGCCTGACCATGACACCACCTGCCCGCCTCGATCTCAGTCAACTCGCCCCCAATGGCCTGCGGCGGGGCTTCACCACGGGCAGCGCGGCCACCGCGGCCCTGAAAGCGGCCCTGCTGCTGCTGCACGGAGGGTACCGGACGGCGGTGGACGTCACGCTGCCGGACGGGGACCTCGCCCTGCATCTGCCCGTGCAGAACGTGTGCCTGACCGACGTGGGCGCGTACGCCGAGGTGGTCAAGGACGGCGGCGACGACCCCGATGCCACGCACGGGGCGACGCTGTGGGTCCGGGTCACGCCCCTGCCAGATTCCCTTCAGCCCATGACCTTCCACGCGGGCGAGGGGGTCGGCGTGGTAACGGCCCCCGGTATTCGCGTCCCCGTAGGTGAACCTGCGATCAACCCCGTACCCCGGGCGATGATGCGCCGGGCCGCGCGGGAAGTGGCGGGGCACGAAGCCTTTGCCGTGACCGTGGGCTGCGTAAACGGCGCGGCCATCGCCCGCCGGACCTTCAACCCCCGGCTGGGCATCGCGGGCGGAATCTCCATCCTGGGAACCACCGGCATCGTGGAACCCATGAGCCTGGAAGCGTACATGGCGTCGGTGGAGGTGTACGTGCGGGTGGCCGTCCACGCGAGGCCGCCCGCTGTGGTCCTGACGCCCGGCAAGCTGGGCCGCGAGTATGCCCGCGAGACGCTGAAGGTGTGTCCGCAGGCCACCGTGCAGATGAGCAACTTCGTGGGTGCGGCGCTCGACGCCCTGCAGTCGGCGCTGGAGGAAACCGGGCATCCCCTCCCCCTGCTGCTCGTTGCGGGTCACCCCGGCAAGCTTGCCAAGGTGCTGAACGGCGACTGGAACACCCACAGTGGGCACAGCGGCATGGCGATGAACGCCGTCGCCCGGGTGGCGGCGGGGCTGGGAGCAGACGGGGAAACCGTGGAGGCCCTCGCCAGGGCCAACACCGTCGATGCCTGCGTCGCCCTGCTGGCCGCCCACCCGCGAGGAGGGGAAGTCTGGCAGGAGGGAGCGCGGCAGGTGGCTGGGGCGCTGCATGGCCGCGCCCCAGCTGTGGGCCGCGTCCGGGTGGCCCTCTTCGCGCTGGACGGCAGCGGGCTGGGCGAGGCCGAGGCGTGA